A portion of the Acidisarcina polymorpha genome contains these proteins:
- a CDS encoding TlyA family RNA methyltransferase yields the protein MKVRLDKLLVERGIAATRERAQAMIFAGRVLVNEQKVDKPGSPVAPDALLRMLGEDPLYVGRGGLKLEAALKHWQVDLSGRFCADVGASTGGFTDCMLQHGASTVLAIDTGYGQIAQKLRADVRVSLMERTNARHLKPGDLPAGISFVAMDVSFISATLVLPPVVAAAGSSLQEIVVLVKPQFEAGREYVGKGGIVRDAEGHQLAIDRVRACLERLTGREIDLIDSPILGAEGNREFLLHALLNGPGEAEEDTGSASPG from the coding sequence ATGAAGGTACGGCTAGACAAGTTGCTCGTCGAGCGCGGAATTGCGGCGACTCGAGAACGCGCCCAGGCGATGATCTTCGCAGGACGAGTGCTGGTCAATGAGCAGAAAGTGGACAAACCAGGATCGCCGGTCGCTCCAGATGCCTTGTTAAGGATGTTAGGCGAGGATCCTCTCTATGTCGGGCGGGGCGGACTGAAACTTGAGGCTGCATTGAAACACTGGCAAGTGGATTTGAGCGGCAGATTCTGTGCGGATGTCGGCGCGTCGACTGGCGGATTCACGGACTGCATGCTTCAGCATGGTGCGTCCACGGTGCTTGCAATTGACACCGGCTATGGCCAGATTGCACAAAAACTTAGAGCCGACGTCCGGGTCTCGCTGATGGAGCGGACCAATGCGCGGCACTTGAAGCCGGGTGACCTGCCCGCAGGTATCAGCTTCGTGGCGATGGACGTGTCGTTCATTTCAGCGACGCTCGTTCTGCCGCCGGTCGTGGCTGCCGCGGGTAGTTCGTTGCAGGAGATCGTCGTGTTGGTCAAGCCGCAATTTGAAGCCGGTCGCGAGTATGTCGGCAAGGGTGGCATCGTGCGGGATGCCGAAGGTCATCAGCTGGCGATCGACCGGGTCCGCGCTTGTCTCGAACGGCTGACGGGGCGGGAGATCGATTTGATAGATTCGCCGATACTGGGCGCGGAAGGGAATCGCGAGTTTCTGTTGCATGCGCTCCTAAACGGGCCGGGTGAAGCCGAAGAAGATACGGGTTCCGCATCGCCAGGCTAG
- a CDS encoding acyltransferase family protein, which translates to MVEPLSLNPMQASPPRPGRNVHLDAMRGLAAVSVVCTHIRQTFFVPYHQAGSGLLVKFLYIDHYLVRAAVIFFFVLSGYLVGMSVLNAIAQGRWSWREYLLNRLSRLYVVLIPALLLTAVFDWIGRINPVSRWAYFNDLSEAGFATAHFDSFRDFFGSLFFLQNIHTGWFGSNSPLWSLSCEFWYYVVFPFLALTLVRRSGWLFCLLLLAGTGWFLGSQVTALFLCWLAGVAIGLLARKRLLNSPISRRLIGGAAIMALLLAVVASGAHRLNGYAADYVITLIAMALIWVALSSAPAGRPYALLAVLLSEMSYTLYLTHLPFLLLMQRLCFRERLWPADLVHLCLALLPLVAAIFFAYGNYLLFESHTNDVRWWLKRRLEKLESHAGAGVTGGL; encoded by the coding sequence ATGGTGGAACCCCTCTCCTTGAATCCCATGCAGGCCTCTCCGCCTCGGCCAGGACGTAACGTCCATCTGGACGCCATGCGGGGGCTGGCGGCGGTGAGCGTTGTCTGCACCCACATTCGCCAGACCTTCTTTGTGCCGTATCATCAGGCGGGTTCCGGGCTCCTGGTCAAATTCCTTTATATTGACCACTATCTGGTCCGGGCGGCGGTGATCTTCTTTTTCGTCCTGAGTGGGTATCTGGTCGGCATGTCGGTGCTCAATGCAATTGCGCAAGGGCGTTGGTCCTGGCGAGAATATCTGCTGAATCGCTTGAGCCGGCTCTATGTCGTCCTTATCCCGGCGTTGCTGCTGACGGCGGTCTTCGACTGGATTGGACGAATCAATCCGGTAAGCCGCTGGGCGTATTTCAACGATCTGTCTGAAGCGGGCTTCGCCACGGCACACTTCGACTCGTTTCGGGATTTCTTCGGCAGCCTCTTCTTCCTGCAGAACATTCATACCGGATGGTTCGGTTCCAATTCGCCGCTGTGGAGCCTGAGTTGCGAGTTCTGGTATTACGTCGTCTTTCCGTTTCTCGCTTTGACGCTGGTGCGCCGTTCTGGCTGGCTCTTCTGTCTCCTATTGCTTGCCGGAACGGGCTGGTTTCTCGGTAGCCAGGTGACCGCTCTGTTCCTTTGCTGGCTGGCGGGTGTAGCAATCGGGTTGTTGGCGAGGAAGCGTCTGCTCAACTCTCCGATCAGCCGGCGCCTGATCGGTGGCGCAGCCATTATGGCTCTACTACTCGCGGTAGTGGCATCGGGTGCTCATCGATTGAATGGATATGCAGCCGATTATGTCATCACCCTGATCGCCATGGCATTGATCTGGGTTGCACTGTCTTCCGCTCCCGCAGGGAGACCCTATGCCCTCCTCGCGGTCCTTCTTTCTGAGATGTCTTATACCCTTTATCTCACTCATCTGCCGTTCCTGCTGCTCATGCAGCGGCTGTGTTTTCGGGAGCGATTATGGCCGGCCGATCTGGTTCACCTGTGCCTTGCGCTGCTCCCCCTGGTCGCCGCGATTTTCTTTGCGTATGGCAATTATCTGCTCTTCGAATCGCATACGAATGATGTTCGCTGGTGGTTGAAGCGACGCTTGGAGAAGCTCGAATCGCACGCCGGGGCCGGGGTCACCGGGGGCCTGTGA
- a CDS encoding RNA polymerase sigma factor — MVAAKAAEDAALLALVGQGDQQAMASLFDRYSGIVYSVALRVLKDTGQAEDVMQEIFIQVWKKPSAFVSGRGSLGAWLVVVARNRAIDSLRRRRPTDSVDDVVLAASTDLGAEAERNHLMEKVRAFLHQLPPEQQKSVELAYFEGLSHSEIAEKTGDPLGTVKTRIRLALISLRKAMHGSPSPGQTVQGEAS, encoded by the coding sequence TTGGTAGCCGCCAAAGCAGCCGAGGATGCTGCTCTGTTGGCCTTGGTAGGACAGGGAGATCAGCAGGCGATGGCCTCCCTCTTCGATCGTTATTCCGGGATCGTGTATTCGGTCGCATTGCGGGTCTTGAAGGACACCGGGCAGGCCGAGGATGTGATGCAGGAGATCTTCATTCAGGTTTGGAAGAAACCCAGCGCCTTTGTTTCGGGCCGGGGCTCACTCGGCGCCTGGTTGGTGGTTGTGGCCCGTAACCGGGCGATTGATTCGCTGCGTCGCCGCCGGCCGACAGATTCAGTCGACGACGTAGTTCTCGCCGCGTCCACTGATCTTGGGGCAGAGGCGGAACGGAACCACCTGATGGAGAAGGTGCGCGCCTTTCTGCACCAGCTTCCACCAGAGCAGCAAAAGTCTGTCGAACTAGCTTATTTCGAGGGCCTGAGTCACTCGGAGATAGCGGAGAAGACCGGCGATCCACTGGGTACCGTAAAGACGCGAATTCGATTGGCATTGATTTCGTTGAGGAAGGCGATGCACGGAAGTCCCTCCCCAGGCCAGACCGTACAAGGAGAAGCAAGCTAA
- a CDS encoding rhodanese-like domain-containing protein, whose translation MLDVEISTTELSSKISAGKPPDLVLLDVREPWEYATAKIEGSVLVPMGEIPGRLQEFDPEDHIVTICHAGVRSMNVAVWLRNQGLEKVQSLRGGIDAWSREIDPQVPRY comes from the coding sequence ATGCTGGATGTTGAAATTTCTACCACTGAATTATCCTCCAAGATTTCCGCGGGTAAACCGCCGGACTTGGTGTTGCTCGACGTGCGTGAGCCCTGGGAATACGCAACCGCCAAGATTGAAGGCAGTGTGCTGGTGCCGATGGGGGAGATTCCGGGCCGCCTTCAGGAGTTCGATCCCGAAGACCACATTGTGACCATCTGCCATGCTGGCGTGCGCTCGATGAACGTGGCTGTATGGCTCCGCAATCAGGGTCTCGAAAAGGTGCAATCGTTGCGTGGAGGCATTGACGCCTGGTCGCGTGAGATTGATCCTCAAGTGCCTCGCTACTAA
- a CDS encoding IS110 family transposase, producing the protein MSLVQPTQPSTVLVAIDIAKLRHDVLIEAPGWKSRKRLILPNTAVEFRLFADFLHGLKHPVRIVFEATGNYHRPLAHFLQAEGFHLELIASLAVARTREAMHNSWDKNDPKDAQVLLHLLKTGVTQHYHDPLVNQIHDFQELSLTYAQISLEKTRTQHRLLTHYLPLYFPEIERYYHATRSEWLLAFLQVFPTPALIARLSMEDFVQQAWTVVGRKVSKQRLLEDIYRTAQSSIGIPVAEDSEAVAMFRVVLGEMIRLCQLRDQLEQRAALHLKENVDFRRLQQMPGIGPILALTILAEAGDLRRFNHHRQFLKFCGLDLSTQQSGQFRGATKLSKYGNARLRCAFWMAATVAVRLRENSFRDKFERYLRRDPASADRKRMAYVAVAAKMARVAHGIIKTGTDFRCFYEAAAPSGRAASPGPSRP; encoded by the coding sequence ATGTCCCTTGTCCAGCCTACTCAACCGTCCACCGTTCTGGTAGCGATCGATATTGCCAAGCTCCGTCACGATGTCCTGATCGAAGCTCCGGGATGGAAGAGCCGCAAGCGCCTGATCCTGCCCAACACCGCAGTCGAGTTCCGACTGTTTGCCGACTTTCTTCATGGCTTGAAGCACCCGGTGCGCATCGTCTTCGAGGCCACTGGGAACTACCATAGGCCGCTGGCGCACTTTCTGCAGGCCGAGGGTTTCCATCTGGAGCTGATCGCGTCCCTCGCTGTGGCGCGAACCCGCGAAGCCATGCATAACTCCTGGGACAAGAACGATCCGAAGGACGCCCAGGTCCTGCTCCATCTGCTCAAGACCGGCGTGACTCAGCACTACCATGACCCGCTCGTGAACCAGATCCATGACTTTCAGGAGCTGTCGCTCACCTATGCGCAGATCTCTCTTGAGAAGACCCGGACCCAGCATCGGCTCTTGACCCATTACCTGCCGCTCTACTTTCCGGAGATAGAGCGGTATTATCATGCCACGCGTTCTGAGTGGCTTCTCGCGTTCCTTCAGGTCTTCCCCACGCCTGCCCTGATTGCACGCCTCTCGATGGAAGACTTCGTTCAGCAAGCGTGGACGGTCGTCGGACGCAAGGTAAGTAAACAGCGGCTGCTAGAGGATATTTACCGCACGGCCCAGTCCTCCATCGGGATCCCCGTTGCTGAGGACTCAGAGGCCGTTGCGATGTTCCGCGTCGTACTCGGCGAGATGATCCGACTCTGCCAGCTCCGCGATCAACTGGAACAACGAGCTGCGCTTCACCTGAAGGAAAACGTCGACTTCAGGCGTCTCCAGCAGATGCCAGGCATCGGCCCTATCCTGGCGCTCACGATCCTGGCCGAAGCCGGCGACCTGCGCCGCTTCAATCACCATCGTCAGTTCCTCAAGTTCTGTGGCCTCGATCTCTCGACTCAGCAGTCGGGCCAGTTTCGAGGAGCGACCAAGCTGTCGAAATACGGCAACGCACGGCTTCGCTGCGCCTTCTGGATGGCCGCCACTGTGGCTGTGAGGCTGCGAGAGAACAGCTTCCGAGACAAGTTCGAACGATATCTCCGGCGTGATCCTGCCAGTGCCGACCGCAAGCGTATGGCGTATGTCGCCGTCGCCGCCAAGATGGCTCGCGTGGCTCATGGGATCATCAAGACCGGTACCGACTTCCGCTGCTTCTATGAGGCAGCGGCACCAAGTGGAAGAGCCGCTTCACCTGGGCCGTCGAGGCCGTAA
- a CDS encoding NAD(+)/NADH kinase: protein MRTVVILSKPQKEELCVLIPELILWMRAHGLNPVLDPVSGNYTRDAPVVPRHEMAALGPELAIVLGGDGTLLAAARALAKSDIPILSVNLGSLGFLTEVRLADLYPTLEAWCENCSTMDSRAMLHVEIQRDGKVESEYEALNDIVVSKGAIARMGDFTVKLAGQLAASFRADGVIVATPTGSTAYSLAAAGPILAPDVDALVITPICPHLLTLRPIVVRGDAEVSVSVEGIPDQTYLTVDGQEAVQLRVGDELHCRRSKYCVKLVRMKPPAFFDVLRAKLKWGER from the coding sequence ATGAGAACTGTCGTTATCCTCTCCAAGCCGCAGAAGGAAGAACTTTGCGTTCTGATCCCGGAATTGATTCTCTGGATGCGAGCCCATGGCCTCAACCCGGTTCTCGATCCGGTCAGTGGCAACTATACGCGCGACGCTCCGGTTGTACCGCGCCACGAAATGGCGGCGCTGGGACCAGAGTTGGCGATCGTTCTAGGCGGGGATGGCACCTTGCTGGCGGCCGCTCGCGCACTGGCAAAATCGGACATACCGATTCTGAGCGTGAATCTTGGATCGTTAGGCTTCCTGACTGAAGTGCGGTTGGCCGATCTGTATCCCACTCTGGAGGCCTGGTGCGAGAACTGTTCCACAATGGATTCGCGCGCGATGTTGCATGTCGAGATCCAGCGCGACGGTAAGGTCGAGAGCGAGTACGAAGCGCTCAACGACATCGTCGTGTCGAAGGGCGCGATTGCGCGTATGGGCGACTTCACCGTGAAGCTCGCCGGCCAGTTGGCTGCTTCCTTCCGTGCGGATGGGGTGATCGTTGCGACGCCAACCGGGTCTACCGCCTATTCGCTGGCTGCTGCCGGACCGATCCTGGCGCCTGATGTTGATGCATTAGTGATCACTCCGATCTGTCCACATCTGCTAACGCTTCGTCCGATCGTGGTGCGCGGGGACGCTGAAGTGTCAGTGAGCGTAGAAGGCATTCCCGACCAAACCTATCTCACCGTGGATGGTCAGGAGGCGGTGCAGCTACGGGTGGGGGATGAACTGCACTGCAGGCGGTCGAAATACTGCGTGAAGCTGGTGCGAATGAAGCCCCCCGCCTTCTTCGATGTTCTGCGGGCCAAGTTGAAATGGGGAGAACGGTAG
- a CDS encoding sensor histidine kinase, translated as MRLKTKLVLAITGLVFVMVTVLSILYLSQLLHQQVEQSFSSNDILAHQIVFATRHALEIGFKNHPVDSKHPEELRKSVAVSLREDQGLSAMLNSVIRYSPTVFDISIADWNGLILVSTDVGQNDQPVPPRPDFSEMRNGTLVHLIQAVFGKPRVYDVSLGAERNGEREQNGKPFLTVRIGIRSSFLSNSFQPWLIGAFTFSGVAILGALLVSAFVANLALQPLTQISERLDAFAQAEMTGELESGYSSDAVVQVSYKIERLGRRMRNVEEVFSALKENLDQIMTNLEDGILLFTRDARAVLVSDSVERFLGMGRNQILGVEIHEIFDRTTVLGSTVRDAFDAGVSIVQEEITTETGRRVQISLDFIHDDHQADRRQTLGALLTLHDLESVREIESELELSRRMAAIGRLTSGVGHEVKNPINAIVVHLELLRNKLDGSDDRALRHLEIIQSEIQRLDRVVQTLVDFSRPVELQLQEQDLREVVSSVLLLASAEFETRDVQVTSLLPDSPVLAKIDSDLMKQALLNVVLNGAQAMADGGKLEVKLNADGRIATISIRDHGEGIPEEIRQKIFDLYFTTKRDGSGIGLAMTYRILQLHNGQVDVQSQPGKGTTFVLALPLSNVTDVRLRNFLPTGTALSKEPRG; from the coding sequence GTGAGACTCAAGACCAAACTCGTGCTTGCTATCACCGGACTGGTGTTCGTGATGGTCACCGTCCTGTCGATCCTGTACTTGAGCCAACTGCTGCATCAGCAGGTGGAGCAGTCCTTTTCCTCCAATGACATTCTGGCTCATCAAATCGTCTTCGCCACCCGGCATGCGCTTGAAATCGGCTTCAAAAACCATCCCGTCGACTCGAAGCATCCCGAGGAACTGCGAAAGTCGGTAGCCGTCTCGCTTCGCGAAGACCAGGGTCTTTCGGCGATGCTGAACTCGGTGATCCGGTATTCGCCGACTGTCTTCGACATCTCGATCGCCGACTGGAATGGCCTCATCCTTGTCAGCACGGATGTCGGGCAGAACGATCAACCGGTTCCCCCTCGCCCGGATTTCTCAGAGATGCGCAATGGCACACTGGTTCATCTCATCCAGGCGGTCTTCGGCAAACCACGGGTGTATGACGTGTCTCTGGGCGCCGAGCGGAATGGCGAACGTGAGCAGAACGGAAAGCCCTTCCTCACTGTCCGCATTGGCATTCGCAGTAGCTTCCTGAGCAACTCCTTCCAGCCATGGCTGATTGGCGCCTTCACCTTTTCAGGAGTGGCAATTCTTGGTGCGCTGCTCGTCTCCGCGTTCGTAGCAAATCTCGCCCTGCAGCCCCTCACCCAGATCAGCGAACGCCTCGATGCATTCGCCCAAGCGGAAATGACGGGAGAATTGGAGAGCGGCTACTCGAGCGATGCAGTCGTCCAGGTGTCCTACAAAATTGAGCGTCTGGGCCGGCGCATGCGGAATGTCGAAGAGGTCTTCTCCGCGCTCAAGGAGAATCTCGACCAGATCATGACCAATCTCGAAGACGGCATCCTGCTCTTCACCCGGGATGCGCGTGCCGTGCTGGTCAGCGACTCGGTGGAACGCTTTCTCGGTATGGGAAGGAACCAGATTCTCGGCGTCGAGATACACGAAATCTTCGATCGAACCACGGTGCTCGGCTCGACGGTTCGGGACGCCTTCGACGCCGGCGTTTCGATCGTTCAAGAAGAAATCACCACGGAGACCGGGCGGCGCGTCCAGATCTCCCTCGATTTTATCCACGACGATCATCAGGCCGACCGCCGCCAGACCCTGGGAGCGCTCCTCACTTTGCACGATCTCGAATCCGTCAGGGAAATCGAGAGCGAACTGGAGCTGTCTCGCAGAATGGCGGCGATCGGGAGGCTCACCTCCGGGGTGGGCCACGAGGTCAAAAACCCGATCAACGCGATCGTTGTCCATCTCGAGCTTCTACGCAACAAACTAGACGGCTCCGATGATCGAGCGCTTCGCCATCTCGAGATCATCCAGAGCGAGATCCAGCGGCTGGACCGGGTAGTACAAACTTTGGTCGACTTCTCCCGCCCGGTCGAGTTGCAATTGCAGGAACAGGATCTTCGCGAGGTTGTCTCCAGCGTGCTTCTGCTTGCGTCGGCCGAGTTTGAGACCCGCGACGTTCAGGTAACCAGCCTGTTGCCCGACAGTCCGGTGCTGGCAAAGATCGATTCCGATTTGATGAAGCAGGCCCTTCTCAACGTAGTTCTAAATGGCGCGCAGGCCATGGCCGACGGTGGAAAGCTGGAAGTCAAGCTGAACGCTGACGGCCGGATCGCCACCATCAGCATCCGCGACCACGGCGAAGGTATCCCCGAGGAGATCCGCCAGAAGATCTTCGATCTGTACTTTACGACCAAGCGGGACGGAAGTGGGATTGGCTTAGCCATGACTTATCGGATTCTTCAACTACATAATGGCCAGGTTGACGTACAATCACAGCCTGGGAAAGGTACAACTTTTGTGTTAGCTCTGCCTTTGTCCAATGTCACTGATGTAAGACTGCGCAATTTTCTGCCAACTGGCACGGCGCTCTCTAAGGAGCCGAGAGGATGA
- a CDS encoding sigma-54-dependent transcriptional regulator gives MGNQEKVLIVEDELHALVGLAELVTGWGYRTETARDGVEALEKTQSWSPGIVVTDLKMPRMDGIELLGKLSELKQNQAVIVLTAQGNIQRAVEAMKLGAYDFIQKPVDATRLRTILANASRQRDTERELEITRRKLRDTGFLGSMVGASKKMQQTFAMIERVAPSNVSVLITGESGTGKELVARTLHELSPRKPKPFVAVNCAAIPETLIESEIFGHERGSFTGAVERRAGCFELAEEGTLLLDEIGEMPIGTQAKLLRVLEDRKLRRLGSKIESDIDVRVLAATNKDPEHAVAAGELRGDLYYRLNVFNIHMPPLREHKEDIPAITDAILRDMNVKHERHVNGIDDEMLSRLLAYDWPGNVRELRNTVERAVILCGEGYLSARDLPPGFGSRSVLTTPDPSPNAVQVEVGTTVDEAERRLILKTLESTMNNKTRAAEILGISLKTMHNKLKEYGNVASGNGTLGSEGDD, from the coding sequence ATGGGAAATCAAGAAAAAGTCCTCATTGTCGAAGACGAACTCCACGCCTTGGTAGGTTTGGCTGAACTCGTCACCGGATGGGGTTATCGAACGGAGACCGCAAGGGATGGCGTTGAAGCGCTCGAAAAAACCCAGTCGTGGTCTCCCGGAATCGTCGTCACTGATTTAAAGATGCCGAGGATGGATGGCATCGAACTCCTCGGAAAACTCAGTGAACTGAAGCAAAATCAGGCAGTTATCGTCCTGACCGCGCAAGGCAACATTCAGCGCGCGGTCGAAGCGATGAAGTTGGGGGCCTACGATTTCATCCAAAAGCCAGTAGACGCCACCCGTCTCCGCACCATTTTGGCGAATGCCAGCCGCCAGCGCGACACCGAGCGGGAGCTGGAAATTACCCGCCGCAAGCTGCGGGACACTGGCTTTCTCGGTTCCATGGTCGGAGCCTCAAAGAAAATGCAGCAGACCTTCGCCATGATCGAGCGGGTCGCCCCGAGCAACGTCTCCGTGCTGATTACCGGCGAGAGCGGGACCGGCAAAGAACTGGTTGCACGGACCCTGCATGAGCTCAGTCCGCGTAAACCGAAGCCGTTTGTGGCGGTGAATTGCGCCGCCATCCCGGAAACCCTGATCGAGAGTGAAATTTTCGGTCATGAACGCGGCTCGTTTACCGGCGCGGTTGAACGCCGTGCGGGCTGCTTCGAACTCGCCGAGGAGGGCACGCTGCTGCTCGATGAGATCGGCGAAATGCCTATCGGTACCCAGGCCAAGCTGTTACGCGTCCTTGAGGACCGCAAGCTGCGCCGTCTGGGCAGCAAGATTGAGTCGGACATCGACGTCCGGGTCTTGGCAGCAACCAATAAAGACCCGGAACACGCAGTCGCCGCCGGTGAACTGCGCGGCGATCTCTACTACCGCCTCAACGTCTTCAATATTCATATGCCTCCGTTGCGTGAGCACAAGGAAGACATTCCAGCTATTACTGACGCTATCCTCCGTGATATGAACGTGAAGCATGAGCGTCACGTCAATGGAATCGATGACGAAATGCTATCCCGGCTCCTGGCTTATGATTGGCCGGGAAACGTGCGCGAACTTCGCAACACGGTGGAGCGGGCCGTTATCCTCTGCGGGGAAGGATATCTCAGCGCCCGTGACCTGCCGCCAGGCTTCGGGAGCCGTTCGGTGCTGACCACCCCCGATCCGTCGCCCAATGCAGTTCAGGTGGAAGTGGGGACGACGGTTGATGAGGCCGAGCGGCGGCTCATTCTGAAGACGCTCGAGTCAACCATGAACAACAAAACCCGGGCCGCAGAGATCCTGGGAATAAGCTTGAAGACCATGCACAACAAGCTCAAGGAGTATGGCAACGTTGCGAGCGGCAACGGTACGCTTGGCTCTGAAGGCGACGACTAG
- a CDS encoding anti-sigma factor domain-containing protein encodes MNVQHISEEDLILYSMQSLSAGETATAELHLENCTECSARLAEIAGDLALLALSVPQQAAPAGARDRFLSRIATEVQAPHLSNSAASSAEMTPAPSPVLQKTEPPTNVETPEVAREVRPKRNWFPILVPWAAAFAMLAVAGYLGSKNQKLEELLNTDKGQIARLSVDSARAQQLIDTLTSPEAKQVTLTEGKGTPPPTGHTSYLADRGALVFVGNNLKPIPANKTYELWIIPANGKPPVPAGLFRPDDKGSASVILPKLPEGVPAKAFGVTVENAEGATSPTLPIVLAGAAGL; translated from the coding sequence GTGAACGTGCAACACATCTCGGAAGAGGACCTGATCCTCTACTCCATGCAGTCGCTCTCGGCGGGCGAAACCGCCACGGCGGAGCTGCATCTGGAGAACTGCACCGAGTGCAGCGCCCGCCTCGCCGAGATTGCCGGAGATCTTGCCCTGCTCGCGCTTAGCGTTCCTCAACAGGCCGCTCCTGCTGGCGCACGCGACCGTTTCCTTAGTCGCATCGCTACCGAGGTCCAAGCCCCTCATCTGAGCAACAGTGCTGCTTCGAGCGCTGAGATGACGCCGGCCCCCTCACCTGTTCTACAGAAGACTGAGCCGCCTACCAATGTTGAAACTCCCGAGGTCGCGAGAGAAGTCAGGCCCAAGCGGAACTGGTTCCCGATCCTCGTGCCATGGGCGGCTGCTTTCGCCATGCTTGCCGTAGCGGGATATCTGGGTTCCAAAAACCAGAAGCTCGAGGAGCTTCTCAATACCGATAAAGGCCAGATCGCCCGGCTTTCTGTCGATTCTGCCCGGGCACAGCAACTCATCGATACGCTTACTTCCCCGGAGGCGAAGCAGGTCACGCTCACCGAAGGAAAAGGAACACCCCCTCCCACTGGTCACACCAGCTATCTCGCCGATCGAGGCGCGCTTGTCTTCGTTGGCAACAATCTCAAGCCAATCCCGGCGAACAAGACGTATGAGCTGTGGATTATCCCCGCCAATGGAAAACCGCCGGTTCCCGCTGGACTCTTCCGCCCTGACGATAAGGGAAGTGCGAGCGTCATTCTCCCCAAACTGCCTGAAGGAGTTCCTGCCAAGGCATTTGGGGTGACCGTCGAGAACGCAGAAGGGGCGACCAGCCCGACTCTGCCGATCGTCCTCGCTGGGGCTGCCGGCCTCTAG
- a CDS encoding PP2C family protein-serine/threonine phosphatase, protein MNAPDPQYSASEILRSIHQDQVYLFLGSAFVTVGIVAAGFSLLRRRLDPLLLWLALFAFLYGTRLWTDTGLIRFELPHTSFFLNLEVAIGYLVPIPAFFFFREAGFLTRFSRILVPLLAAIFLALFVAALLGVSRSELDLINDTIVIMATIAGVVLSFGRRNATPDFIVIRRGLLVFAAFVIYGNISGLLHRYQRVEPYGFAVFLGCLGYVAARQTVEREAQFGEIQKELEIAKRIQLSILPGNFPESTDFSVTARYLPMTSVAGDFYDFLISDSREAGLLIADVSGHGVPAALIASMVKLAASSQRDNVRDPAELLRGMNLSLCGNTQQQFITAAYVHLDAKTGELRYSAAGHPPMLLLRNGEVVEIEENGLMLAAFTFSGYSNHACSLQPGDRLLLYTDGILEAANEAKEEFGQKRLQALLQKSAGLPQSQAVELILSTVQQWSVTQDDDLTLLVCDYSRKSIRSEQNGGLPVAGGASLELSNG, encoded by the coding sequence ATGAACGCACCCGACCCACAATATTCGGCCAGCGAGATTCTACGGAGCATTCACCAAGATCAAGTGTATCTGTTTTTGGGATCGGCGTTCGTAACCGTCGGCATTGTGGCTGCGGGGTTCTCTCTGCTGCGCAGGCGATTGGATCCGCTGCTCCTTTGGCTGGCGCTGTTCGCTTTCCTCTACGGTACCCGCCTATGGACAGACACTGGTCTGATCCGGTTCGAGCTGCCTCACACTTCCTTTTTTTTAAATCTCGAGGTAGCGATCGGCTATCTGGTGCCGATCCCCGCCTTTTTCTTCTTCCGCGAAGCCGGATTTCTCACTCGTTTCTCCCGGATTTTAGTCCCTCTGCTAGCGGCAATCTTTCTGGCGCTGTTTGTCGCGGCTTTGCTGGGAGTATCGCGGTCTGAGCTCGACCTCATCAACGACACCATCGTGATTATGGCGACGATTGCGGGAGTCGTCCTCTCTTTCGGGCGGCGAAATGCTACCCCAGACTTCATCGTCATTCGGAGAGGCTTGCTGGTCTTTGCCGCTTTTGTGATTTATGGAAACATCAGCGGCTTATTGCACCGCTACCAGAGGGTCGAACCTTACGGCTTCGCTGTCTTTCTTGGTTGCCTGGGCTATGTCGCCGCCCGCCAGACTGTCGAGCGGGAGGCACAGTTCGGTGAAATCCAGAAAGAACTTGAGATTGCAAAGCGGATCCAGTTGTCCATTCTTCCCGGCAATTTTCCTGAATCCACTGATTTCAGTGTCACCGCCCGGTATCTTCCGATGACCTCAGTTGCCGGAGACTTTTATGATTTTCTGATCTCCGACAGCCGGGAAGCCGGCCTCCTGATCGCTGACGTCTCCGGGCATGGGGTACCAGCAGCGCTGATCGCTTCTATGGTAAAACTGGCAGCCAGCTCGCAACGAGACAATGTTCGCGATCCAGCGGAGTTGCTGCGAGGTATGAACCTCTCGCTTTGCGGCAACACCCAGCAGCAGTTCATTACCGCCGCCTATGTCCACCTCGATGCGAAGACGGGAGAATTGCGTTATTCAGCGGCCGGCCATCCTCCGATGCTTTTGCTTCGCAATGGGGAAGTGGTAGAGATAGAGGAAAACGGGTTAATGCTCGCCGCATTTACCTTTTCAGGCTACAGCAATCACGCATGCAGTTTGCAGCCGGGCGACCGTCTGCTGCTTTATACGGACGGCATCCTCGAAGCAGCCAATGAAGCCAAGGAGGAGTTTGGCCAGAAACGTCTACAGGCGCTGCTGCAGAAGAGCGCCGGTTTGCCACAGTCGCAAGCGGTCGAGCTTATCCTCTCTACGGTGCAGCAGTGGTCAGTCACCCAGGACGATGACTTGACGTTGTTGGTTTGCGACTATTCCCGGAAGAGCATCCGGTCGGAACAGAACGGTGGTTTGCCGGTGGCAGGGGGAGCCTCACTCGAGCTCTCAAATGGCTGA